Proteins encoded by one window of Halorubrum ruber:
- a CDS encoding S8 family serine peptidase, which produces MAAGVVLVAVAAGAAGVAAADPAAGSVHDGSPSTTDRSGSPLDGENGTVELVVRFDSVEDPAALGATEGVPATGANASATVADLRDHAAAEQAAFESFAASRPGVTVEREFWLANALLVTVDAGRVTAADLRAVENVARIHENVVIEPIEADAESGGDATANPQLGADPSGRAVAGVRRIGAPTAWSEFDTRGAGATVAVVDTGVDPDHRDIDLAGWASFDENGTLVSDDVADASDPDGHGTHVAGTATGGNASGTYIGVAPEASLYGLDAFDENGTATFAAVVASMEHATTAADADVLQLSLGANGTFRGFVGPVRNARATGTVVVAAVGNEGPNASSSPANAYDAVAVGAVDEERRVPPFSGGQRINASDAFGEHPADWPATYVVPDVTAPGVRIASAAAGTRESYVFRQGTSMAAPHVSGVAALAVAATDGRVAAPAIESALVDTAVHPENATAPDARYGHGVVDAPAAVGAAVEAAPPESVASDANGTETNETEPNDSETEETDRSSDGTDDGAPGFGAVAAVVAVAFASLTAVARAGRE; this is translated from the coding sequence ATGGCGGCCGGCGTCGTCCTCGTCGCGGTCGCGGCCGGGGCCGCCGGCGTCGCGGCCGCCGACCCCGCCGCGGGGTCGGTCCACGACGGATCTCCCTCGACGACCGATCGGAGCGGGTCACCGCTGGACGGGGAGAACGGAACGGTCGAACTCGTGGTGCGGTTCGACTCGGTCGAGGACCCCGCGGCGCTCGGCGCGACGGAGGGCGTTCCCGCGACGGGCGCGAACGCGAGCGCGACCGTCGCCGACCTGCGCGACCACGCCGCCGCCGAGCAGGCGGCCTTCGAGTCGTTCGCGGCCTCGCGGCCCGGCGTCACGGTGGAACGTGAGTTCTGGCTGGCGAACGCGCTGCTCGTCACCGTCGACGCGGGGCGCGTGACGGCGGCCGATCTGCGCGCGGTCGAGAACGTCGCCCGGATCCACGAGAACGTCGTTATCGAGCCGATCGAGGCCGACGCCGAGTCGGGGGGCGATGCGACTGCGAACCCACAGCTCGGCGCCGACCCGAGCGGTCGGGCCGTGGCCGGTGTGCGGCGGATCGGCGCGCCGACCGCGTGGAGTGAGTTCGACACGCGGGGCGCGGGTGCGACCGTCGCGGTCGTCGACACTGGGGTCGACCCGGACCACCGAGACATCGACCTCGCGGGGTGGGCGTCGTTCGACGAGAACGGGACGCTCGTGAGCGACGACGTCGCGGACGCGAGCGACCCGGACGGCCACGGGACCCACGTCGCGGGGACGGCGACGGGCGGGAACGCCTCCGGGACGTACATCGGCGTCGCGCCCGAGGCGAGCCTCTACGGGCTCGACGCGTTCGACGAGAACGGGACGGCGACGTTCGCGGCGGTCGTCGCGTCGATGGAACACGCGACGACCGCGGCCGACGCCGACGTGCTCCAGCTGAGCCTCGGCGCGAACGGCACGTTCCGCGGGTTCGTCGGGCCGGTCAGGAACGCCCGCGCGACGGGGACGGTCGTCGTCGCCGCCGTCGGCAACGAGGGCCCGAACGCCTCCTCGTCGCCCGCCAACGCGTACGACGCGGTCGCCGTCGGCGCGGTCGACGAGGAGCGACGGGTCCCGCCGTTCTCGGGCGGCCAGCGGATAAACGCAAGCGACGCCTTCGGCGAGCATCCGGCAGACTGGCCGGCGACGTACGTCGTCCCCGACGTGACCGCACCGGGTGTCCGGATCGCCAGCGCCGCCGCCGGCACGCGTGAGAGCTACGTATTCCGACAGGGGACGAGCATGGCCGCACCGCACGTGAGCGGGGTCGCGGCGCTCGCGGTGGCAGCGACCGACGGTCGCGTCGCGGCCCCCGCGATCGAGTCGGCGCTCGTCGACACCGCGGTCCACCCCGAGAACGCGACGGCGCCCGACGCCCGGTACGGCCACGGGGTCGTCGACGCGCCGGCCGCCGTGGGGGCCGCCGTCGAGGCGGCGCCGCCGGAGTCGGTCGCGAGCGACGCGAACGGGACCGAGACGAACGAGACCGAACCGAACGACTCCGAGACGGAGGAGACCGACAGATCGAGCGACGGCACCGACGACGGGGCGCCCGGATTCGGCGCCGTCGCCGCGGTCGTCGCCGTCGCGTTCGCGAGCCTGACCGCGGTCGCTCGCGCCGGGAGAGAGTGA